Proteins encoded by one window of Megachile rotundata isolate GNS110a chromosome 10, iyMegRotu1, whole genome shotgun sequence:
- the LOC105662070 gene encoding uncharacterized protein LOC105662070 isoform X1 has product MNGIRTLVLQDLSHILPSKSRQLHATASSRRFWNFFEFSLKEDASSSSPKKCASTKDISPSLIFPNELESTSANGTCLNAGRTVSPNLNPKVHVYHFDMKPPSVASPKLSSPLTQPDNLVSLLDGNPVPKTMKWKLKGYKTLRSEESSDFAFVPGANSYDLDILSRNCPKPKKEDAVKKDTLCLTTRAIENKQNIETKPKEAKQVNGNSKEQNVRTGQTSEPVCDQTPGKITVGMLPKKEDQFLPISKSELSISKVQTQPKVQYSSKPPKISKPLPPGSGNEIVDSGSYIDKPMLAPSPREYQASEVSKKPTEADSEWSTMERMTEQKAERTQAYEEKTGRATALPQREPSAKATKYFAPRRSANSDRDPAYESVLSVLPEYRPLKISSPQENRLATSPCAATQARIQAAASKGFQNDSPGQNSDLGGSMSGGSGSRKPPQSFYPPITLKRSSSNAPCLTKNVPEVENRKSVNKNSSSNISTSSTNLAPRKCDEGEREEGRMICTKPRQNKCGKPKKKKEKKICQRYCCPALQVSTECDFNEFQCPKDGKNHKKRVVERDPTCLPPEEQKESSREICTQPRESRRDSCKRERSCKRERSSKRERSCKRERSCNRERSCNRDRSRQSCKREESCQRDRSRSCKRQERRDCSQSNQGQGREICTKPRKRESCKRQRSSERDCGRRPAKCSGRRNFTQSAFGGRQKPMTNTRRYSSLPAFAFSLIGIKSSGETKQSILDTPINRFYGKKSSGCKPPTDKCEKPASSTDVKCKTPPPKCKPAKCKAESTCKSAKKESPCKPQRTESKCKPSRSQDRCKRSESPCKRPEPKCKPTCAVKKCESTCKPPKKTESTCKPPKRTESTCKPPKKTQSTCKPAKKESTCKPAKKSDCDSQFKPLNPAESLWKPSKKTETTCMTPKKGECKCKPVKKTESKCKPVQKTESKCKPVKKTESKCKPVKKADPCKKADPCKKADPCKKADPCKKADPCKKADPCKKSKSDDYCSKKREEICKERKTALTSPSHEESTKERVEREKKEMEECKKNIKQSGKGNKKKEENVVPKGLERVVSPCKQSSKCGKDPKKKMSCIGVPFDCLVSNTVGNVIGMSENKPYSILPDRNYSVMRSSSNFDQLELGDSKLDDDNIFWRNTDDDFDTTPVEVEVDDKTSWFLSWFHRNQR; this is encoded by the exons ATGAACGGCATCAGGACATTGGTTTTACAAGATCTCTCTCATATTTTACCTTCTAAAAGTCGTCAA CTCCACGCCACCGCATCGAGCCGCAGATTCTGGAACTTCTTCGAGTTCTCCCTAAAGGAAGACGCCTCCTCTTCAAGTCCCAAGAAATGCGCCTCCACGAAGGATATCTCTCCCTCCCTGATTTTCCCGAACGAACTCGAAAGCACCTCCGCAAACGGTACCTGTTTAAACGCCGGTCGTACCGTGAGCCCCAATCTGAATCCCAAGGTCCACGTCTACCATTTCGACATGAAACCGCCTTCCGTCGCCTCTCCAAAGCTATCGAGTCCCCTCACTCAACCTGACAACCTGGTCTCCCTCTTGGACGGCAATCCCGTGCCGAAGACTATGAAGTGGAAGCTGAAGGGTTACAAAACGCTCCGCAGCGAGGAGTCCAGCGATTTCGCTTTTGTACCTGGCGCTAATTCTTACGATTTGGATATTCTATCACGAAACTGTCCCAAACCAAAGAAGGAGGATGCTGTAAAAAAGGACACTCTGTGTCTGACGACCAGAGCCATCGAAAATAAGCAGAACATAGAAACCAAACCGAAGGAAGCGAAACAGGTTAACGGTAACTCGAAGGAGCAAAATGTTAGAACAGGGCAGACTTCGGAGCCTGTCTGCGATCAGACACCAGGTAAAATAACTGTGGGGATGCTACCGAAGAAGGAGGATCAATTTCTGCCGATTTCTAAGAGCGAGTTATCGATCAGCAAAGTGCAAACGCAGCCAAAAGTGCAGTACTCTTCTAAGCCACCTAAGATCTCCAAACCCTTGCCCCCTGGGAGCGGGAATGAAATTGTGGATAGCGGATCTTACATTGATAAGCCAATGTTAGCTCCTTCTCCAAGAGAATATCAAGCTTCTGAGGTTTCTAAAAAACCTACGGAAGCGGACTCAGAATGGTCCACTATGGAGCGGATGACCGAACAGAAGGCTGAGCGAACGCAAGCTTACGAAGAGAAAACTGGTAGAGCCACAGCTTTGCCGCAACGAGAACCATCCGCGAAGGCTACCAAGTACTTCGCTCCGCGGAGGTCTGCGAACAGTGATCGCGACCCTGCTTACGAGTCTGTACTGAGTGTCTTACCAGAATACAGACCCTTGAAGATTTCCAGTCCGCAAGAGAACCGCCTTGCGACGTCGCCTTGCGCGGCTACTCAAGCCAGAATACAAGCAGCGGCGAGCAAAGGGTTCCAGAACGACTCTCCAGGTCAGAACTCAGACCTCGGAGGATCTATGTCGGGTGGTTCCGGTTCTCGCAAGCCACCGCAATCGTTTTATCCTCCGATCACCCTAAAGCGATCGTCCTCCAACGCTCCATGTTTGACGAAGAACGTACCCGAAGTGGAGAACCGAAAATCGGTGAACAAGAATTCCTCCTCGAATATTTCTACTTCCAGTACGAATTTAGCGCCCAGGAAGTGTGACGAGGGCGAGAGGGAGGAAGGAAGGATGATATGCACGAAACCTAGGCAGAACAAGTGTGGTAaaccgaagaagaagaaggaaaagaagaTTTGCCAACGTTACTGCTGTCCGGCGCTGCAGGTATCGACGGAATGCGACTTTAACGAGTTCCAGTGCCCGAAAGACGGCAAAAACCATAAGAAACGCGTCGTCGAGAGGGATCCTACGTGTCTACCGCCGGAGGAGCAGAAGGAAAGCAGCAGGGAAATTTGCACGCAGCCGAGAGAGTCTCGCAGGGATAGCTGCAAGAGGGAGAGGTCGTGCAAGAGGGAGAGGTCGAGCAAGAGGGAAAGGTCGTGCAAGAGGGAGAGGTCGTGCAACAGGGAGAGATCTTGTAATAGAGACAG aagcaGACAAAGTTGCAAGCGAGAGGAGAGCTGTCAACGAGACAGGAGCAGGTCCTGCAAAAGACAGGAGAGAAGAGACTGTTCCCAGAGCAATCAGGGACAGGGTCGTGAAATCTGCACGAAACCGAGAAAAAGAGAGTCGTGCAAACGTCAAAGGAGCAGCGAGCGCGATTGCGGTCGAAGACCCGCGAAATGTTCCGGAAGGAGGAACTTCACGCAGTCGGCGTTTGGAGGACGGCAGAAGCCCATGACAAACACGAGACGATACTCTTCTTTACCAGCGTTCGCCTTCTCGTTGATCGGCATAAAATCCAGCGGGGAGACAAAGCAAAGTATACTGGACACCCCAATTAACAGATTTTACGGGAAAAAGTCGTCTGGTTGCAAACCGCCTACGGACAAATGTGAAAAGCCGGCTTCCAGCACGGACGTGAAGTGCAAGACTCCTCCGCCAAAGTGTAAACCGGCGAAGTGTAAAGCGGAGAGTACTTGCAAATCGGCGAAGAAAGAGAGTCCGTGTAAGCCGCAGAGAACTGAGAGCAAATGCAAGCCTTCGAGGTCTCAGGATAGATGCAAAAGATCAGAGAGTCCTTGCAAGAGACCGGAACCCAAGTGCAAGCCGACTTGCGCGGTGAAGAAGTGTGAGAGTACATGTAAACCGCCGAAGAAGACTGAGAGTACATGTAAACCACCGAAGAGGACTGAGAGTACGTGCAAACCGCCGAAGAAGACTCAGAGTACATGTAAACCAGCGAAGAAGGAGAGTACGTGCAAACCAGCGAAgaagtctgattgtgatagtcaaTTCAAGCCATTGAATCCGGCTGAAAGTCTGTGGAAACCGTCGAAGAAGACTGAGACCACATGCATGACACCGAAAAAGGGCGAGTGCAAGTGTAAGCCGGTGAAGAAAACTGAAAGCAAGTGTAAACCGGTGCAGAAAACTGAAAGCAAGTGTAAACCGGTGAAGAAAACTGAAAGCAAATGTAAACCGGTGAAGAAGGCAGATCCTTGCAAGAAGGCAGATCCTTGCAAGAAGGCAGATCCTTGTAAGAAGGCAGATCCTTGCAAGAAGGCGGATCCATGCAAGAAGGCGGATCCGTGCAAGAAGAGCAAGTCCGATGACTATTGCAGTAAAAAGAGAGAGGAAATATGCAAAG AAAGAAAAACCGCGCTGACATCACCCTCGCACGAGGAATCCACGAAAGAGAGAGTAGAACGCGAGAAGAAAGAGATGGAAGAGTGTAAGAAAAATATCAAGCAATCTGGAAAAGGGAATAAGAAGAAGGAAGAGAATGTAGTGCCGAAAGGTTTGGAACGTGTCGTCAGTCCGTGTAAACAGTCGAGCAAGTGTGGGAAGGATCCCAAGAAGAAAATGTCGTGTATCGGCGTTCCGTTCGATTGTTTGGTCAGCAACACCGTTGGAAACGTTATCGGGATGTCGGAGAATAAACCGTACAGTATTTTGCCGGACAGAAATTACTCCGTGATGAGAA
- the LOC105662070 gene encoding uncharacterized protein LOC105662070 isoform X2, with protein MNGIRTLVLQDLSHILPSKSRQLHATASSRRFWNFFEFSLKEDASSSSPKKCASTKDISPSLIFPNELESTSANGTCLNAGRTVSPNLNPKVHVYHFDMKPPSVASPKLSSPLTQPDNLVSLLDGNPVPKTMKWKLKGYKTLRSEESSDFAFVPGANSYDLDILSRNCPKPKKEDAVKKDTLCLTTRAIENKQNIETKPKEAKQVNGNSKEQNVRTGQTSEPVCDQTPGKITVGMLPKKEDQFLPISKSELSISKVQTQPKVQYSSKPPKISKPLPPGSGNEIVDSGSYIDKPMLAPSPREYQASEVSKKPTEADSEWSTMERMTEQKAERTQAYEEKTGRATALPQREPSAKATKYFAPRRSANSDRDPAYESVLSVLPEYRPLKISSPQENRLATSPCAATQARIQAAASKGFQNDSPGQNSDLGGSMSGGSGSRKPPQSFYPPITLKRSSSNAPCLTKNVPEVENRKSVNKNSSSNISTSSTNLAPRKCDEGEREEGRMICTKPRQNKCGKPKKKKEKKICQRYCCPALQVSTECDFNEFQCPKDGKNHKKRVVERDPTCLPPEEQKESSREICTQPRESRRDSCKRERSCKRERSSKRERSCKRERSCNRERSCNRDRSRQSCKREESCQRDRSRSCKRQERRDCSQSNQGQGREICTKPRKRESCKRQRSSERDCGRRPAKCSGRRNFTQSAFGGRQKPMTNTRRYSSLPAFAFSLIGIKSSGETKQSILDTPINRFYGKKSSGCKPPTDKCEKPASSTDVKCKTPPPKCKPAKCKAESTCKSAKKESPCKPQRTESKCKPSRSQDRCKRSESPCKRPEPKCKPTCAVKKCESTCKPPKKTESTCKPPKRTESTCKPPKKTQSTCKPAKKESTCKPAKKSDCDSQFKPLNPAESLWKPSKKTETTCMTPKKGECKCKPVKKTESKCKPVQKTESKCKPVKKTESKCKPVKKADPCKKADPCKKADPCKKADPCKKADPCKKADPCKKSKSDDYCSKKREEICKGTKKGKEKPR; from the exons ATGAACGGCATCAGGACATTGGTTTTACAAGATCTCTCTCATATTTTACCTTCTAAAAGTCGTCAA CTCCACGCCACCGCATCGAGCCGCAGATTCTGGAACTTCTTCGAGTTCTCCCTAAAGGAAGACGCCTCCTCTTCAAGTCCCAAGAAATGCGCCTCCACGAAGGATATCTCTCCCTCCCTGATTTTCCCGAACGAACTCGAAAGCACCTCCGCAAACGGTACCTGTTTAAACGCCGGTCGTACCGTGAGCCCCAATCTGAATCCCAAGGTCCACGTCTACCATTTCGACATGAAACCGCCTTCCGTCGCCTCTCCAAAGCTATCGAGTCCCCTCACTCAACCTGACAACCTGGTCTCCCTCTTGGACGGCAATCCCGTGCCGAAGACTATGAAGTGGAAGCTGAAGGGTTACAAAACGCTCCGCAGCGAGGAGTCCAGCGATTTCGCTTTTGTACCTGGCGCTAATTCTTACGATTTGGATATTCTATCACGAAACTGTCCCAAACCAAAGAAGGAGGATGCTGTAAAAAAGGACACTCTGTGTCTGACGACCAGAGCCATCGAAAATAAGCAGAACATAGAAACCAAACCGAAGGAAGCGAAACAGGTTAACGGTAACTCGAAGGAGCAAAATGTTAGAACAGGGCAGACTTCGGAGCCTGTCTGCGATCAGACACCAGGTAAAATAACTGTGGGGATGCTACCGAAGAAGGAGGATCAATTTCTGCCGATTTCTAAGAGCGAGTTATCGATCAGCAAAGTGCAAACGCAGCCAAAAGTGCAGTACTCTTCTAAGCCACCTAAGATCTCCAAACCCTTGCCCCCTGGGAGCGGGAATGAAATTGTGGATAGCGGATCTTACATTGATAAGCCAATGTTAGCTCCTTCTCCAAGAGAATATCAAGCTTCTGAGGTTTCTAAAAAACCTACGGAAGCGGACTCAGAATGGTCCACTATGGAGCGGATGACCGAACAGAAGGCTGAGCGAACGCAAGCTTACGAAGAGAAAACTGGTAGAGCCACAGCTTTGCCGCAACGAGAACCATCCGCGAAGGCTACCAAGTACTTCGCTCCGCGGAGGTCTGCGAACAGTGATCGCGACCCTGCTTACGAGTCTGTACTGAGTGTCTTACCAGAATACAGACCCTTGAAGATTTCCAGTCCGCAAGAGAACCGCCTTGCGACGTCGCCTTGCGCGGCTACTCAAGCCAGAATACAAGCAGCGGCGAGCAAAGGGTTCCAGAACGACTCTCCAGGTCAGAACTCAGACCTCGGAGGATCTATGTCGGGTGGTTCCGGTTCTCGCAAGCCACCGCAATCGTTTTATCCTCCGATCACCCTAAAGCGATCGTCCTCCAACGCTCCATGTTTGACGAAGAACGTACCCGAAGTGGAGAACCGAAAATCGGTGAACAAGAATTCCTCCTCGAATATTTCTACTTCCAGTACGAATTTAGCGCCCAGGAAGTGTGACGAGGGCGAGAGGGAGGAAGGAAGGATGATATGCACGAAACCTAGGCAGAACAAGTGTGGTAaaccgaagaagaagaaggaaaagaagaTTTGCCAACGTTACTGCTGTCCGGCGCTGCAGGTATCGACGGAATGCGACTTTAACGAGTTCCAGTGCCCGAAAGACGGCAAAAACCATAAGAAACGCGTCGTCGAGAGGGATCCTACGTGTCTACCGCCGGAGGAGCAGAAGGAAAGCAGCAGGGAAATTTGCACGCAGCCGAGAGAGTCTCGCAGGGATAGCTGCAAGAGGGAGAGGTCGTGCAAGAGGGAGAGGTCGAGCAAGAGGGAAAGGTCGTGCAAGAGGGAGAGGTCGTGCAACAGGGAGAGATCTTGTAATAGAGACAG aagcaGACAAAGTTGCAAGCGAGAGGAGAGCTGTCAACGAGACAGGAGCAGGTCCTGCAAAAGACAGGAGAGAAGAGACTGTTCCCAGAGCAATCAGGGACAGGGTCGTGAAATCTGCACGAAACCGAGAAAAAGAGAGTCGTGCAAACGTCAAAGGAGCAGCGAGCGCGATTGCGGTCGAAGACCCGCGAAATGTTCCGGAAGGAGGAACTTCACGCAGTCGGCGTTTGGAGGACGGCAGAAGCCCATGACAAACACGAGACGATACTCTTCTTTACCAGCGTTCGCCTTCTCGTTGATCGGCATAAAATCCAGCGGGGAGACAAAGCAAAGTATACTGGACACCCCAATTAACAGATTTTACGGGAAAAAGTCGTCTGGTTGCAAACCGCCTACGGACAAATGTGAAAAGCCGGCTTCCAGCACGGACGTGAAGTGCAAGACTCCTCCGCCAAAGTGTAAACCGGCGAAGTGTAAAGCGGAGAGTACTTGCAAATCGGCGAAGAAAGAGAGTCCGTGTAAGCCGCAGAGAACTGAGAGCAAATGCAAGCCTTCGAGGTCTCAGGATAGATGCAAAAGATCAGAGAGTCCTTGCAAGAGACCGGAACCCAAGTGCAAGCCGACTTGCGCGGTGAAGAAGTGTGAGAGTACATGTAAACCGCCGAAGAAGACTGAGAGTACATGTAAACCACCGAAGAGGACTGAGAGTACGTGCAAACCGCCGAAGAAGACTCAGAGTACATGTAAACCAGCGAAGAAGGAGAGTACGTGCAAACCAGCGAAgaagtctgattgtgatagtcaaTTCAAGCCATTGAATCCGGCTGAAAGTCTGTGGAAACCGTCGAAGAAGACTGAGACCACATGCATGACACCGAAAAAGGGCGAGTGCAAGTGTAAGCCGGTGAAGAAAACTGAAAGCAAGTGTAAACCGGTGCAGAAAACTGAAAGCAAGTGTAAACCGGTGAAGAAAACTGAAAGCAAATGTAAACCGGTGAAGAAGGCAGATCCTTGCAAGAAGGCAGATCCTTGCAAGAAGGCAGATCCTTGTAAGAAGGCAGATCCTTGCAAGAAGGCGGATCCATGCAAGAAGGCGGATCCGTGCAAGAAGAGCAAGTCCGATGACTATTGCAGTAAAAAGAGAGAGGAAATATGCAAAGGTACTAAAAAGGGG AAAGAAAAACCGCGCTGA
- the LOC105662060 gene encoding uncharacterized protein LOC105662060, giving the protein MKEGIQRRSKTMGTVSIDVRTVDTGERRVLLGGSSHASGSSRKRSESDESRGAGKFEDHLRSAMRQTSAKDHETSGARFQEEIAESLTPAFNYRKGKRSDKKSARCKRRVTFAI; this is encoded by the coding sequence GCATACAGCGGCGGAGTAAGACCATGGGAACGGTTTCAATCGATGTTCGAACAGTGGATACCGGTGAAAGGCGAGTCCTGTTGGGTGGAAGTTCTCATGCCTCGGGATCGTCTAGAAAGAGGTCAGAGTCGGACGAATCGAGAGGCGCCGGAAAATTCGAGGATCATCTTCGGAGTGCGATGCGACAGACCTCGGCCAAAGATCATGAGACAAGTGGTGCACGATTTCAAGAGGAGATCGCTGAGTCTCTGACGCCGGCGTTCAACTATCGTAAAGGGAAGAGGAGTGACAAGAAGTCTGCTCGTTGCAAACGCAGAGTCACATTTGCTATATGA